The following proteins come from a genomic window of Myxococcales bacterium:
- a CDS encoding DUF368 domain-containing protein, translated as MTSETDPTQDDSGENAEDKGSLANLATRGSIGGVLMGLANLVPGISGGTMLLAAGVYPHFISAIAEVTTFKFRPRSMVLLGTIVVSAALAILLLAGLMRSLVIEQRWIMYSIFIGLTLGGLPLVWRLAKPATPAVFAGAIGSFLFMVAMQLGLGTGGNGGDASSMFLFLSGLAGASAMILPGVSGGYLLLILGQYESILGSIDTLKRGLLGGPDIDLILESMTVVIPVGIGVVIGIVGVSNLLRWLLDRYAKATLGALLGLLLGAVVGLWPFQYPVEPEIGSLIKGRIVTVESRAEIDPKDWPLLRFDPSQGQVAGSLGLAIAGLAVTLAIARFGNRD; from the coding sequence ATGACCTCTGAAACCGACCCTACCCAGGACGACTCCGGGGAAAATGCAGAGGACAAAGGTTCGCTTGCCAACCTGGCAACCCGAGGATCCATTGGCGGTGTTCTGATGGGCCTGGCGAATCTCGTTCCGGGCATCAGCGGCGGGACCATGCTGCTCGCTGCCGGAGTCTATCCTCACTTCATCTCCGCGATCGCCGAAGTAACGACGTTCAAGTTCCGTCCGCGGTCGATGGTGTTGCTCGGTACGATCGTGGTCTCTGCGGCCCTCGCGATCTTGTTGCTCGCGGGTCTGATGCGCAGCCTGGTGATCGAGCAGCGCTGGATCATGTACAGCATATTCATTGGACTGACCCTCGGCGGACTGCCCCTCGTGTGGCGCCTGGCGAAGCCCGCGACACCCGCTGTCTTCGCCGGAGCGATCGGTTCGTTTCTCTTCATGGTCGCCATGCAGTTGGGGTTGGGCACTGGCGGAAACGGCGGCGACGCGAGCAGCATGTTCTTGTTCCTCTCGGGCCTCGCGGGCGCGTCGGCCATGATCCTGCCCGGAGTCAGTGGCGGCTATTTGCTGCTGATCCTCGGACAATACGAATCAATCCTCGGCTCGATCGACACCCTCAAGCGAGGTCTGCTCGGCGGACCGGATATCGATTTGATTCTGGAATCCATGACGGTCGTGATCCCGGTGGGGATCGGCGTCGTGATCGGCATCGTCGGTGTATCGAATCTGCTTCGTTGGCTGCTCGACCGATACGCCAAGGCAACCCTCGGCGCGCTACTGGGCCTGTTGCTGGGTGCCGTCGTCGGTCTCTGGCCCTTTCAATACCCGGTCGAACCCGAAATCGGATCCCTGATCAAAGGCCGCATCGTCACTGTCGAATCCCGCGCGGAAATCGACCCCAAAGACTGGCCACTCCTTCGCTTCGACCCCAGCCAGGGTCAAGTTGCGGGATCCCTCGGACTCGCCATCGCGGGCCTCGCAGTCACCCTGGCCATCGCTCGCTTCGGCAACCGAGACTGA
- a CDS encoding SOS response-associated peptidase codes for MFRGKGPIVCGRFTLTSSSEALAADFEVSEVERFEPRFNIAPSQEIAVVREAESGARECVALRWGMIPAWAKDPKTSHAPINARSETAASKPTFRKAMSHRRCLVPASGFYEWRGKGGAKQAYYFRMQERELFAIAGIFELWRGEGGEILETVALLTSEANAVVAPVHARMPVILAKSNYKRWLDRENRDSASIADLMTPCPVDWVESFAVSSKVNNPRFDEPACIEPI; via the coding sequence ATGTTTCGCGGGAAGGGGCCCATCGTGTGCGGACGTTTTACCCTGACGAGTTCGAGTGAAGCACTCGCGGCGGACTTTGAAGTCTCCGAAGTCGAGCGGTTCGAACCTCGCTTCAACATCGCTCCGAGTCAAGAGATCGCGGTGGTGCGCGAAGCGGAATCGGGTGCCCGCGAGTGCGTCGCACTGCGTTGGGGCATGATTCCCGCCTGGGCCAAAGACCCGAAGACATCCCACGCACCGATCAATGCGCGCAGCGAAACCGCCGCCAGCAAGCCGACCTTTCGCAAGGCCATGTCACACAGACGCTGCCTGGTGCCCGCGAGTGGCTTCTATGAATGGCGCGGCAAGGGCGGGGCCAAGCAGGCGTATTATTTTCGCATGCAAGAGCGCGAGTTGTTTGCGATCGCGGGCATCTTCGAGCTTTGGCGCGGGGAGGGGGGCGAGATCCTCGAAACCGTGGCTTTGCTCACCAGCGAAGCCAACGCGGTGGTGGCCCCAGTCCATGCCCGCATGCCGGTGATCCTGGCGAAGTCGAATTACAAGCGCTGGTTGGACCGGGAAAACCGCGACAGCGCGTCGATTGCAGATCTCATGACCCCGTGCCCCGTCGATTGGGTCGAGTCGTTCGCCGTGAGTTCAAAGGTGAACAACCCGCGGTTCGATGAGCCGGCCTGCATCGAGCCGATCTAA
- a CDS encoding sigma-54-dependent Fis family transcriptional regulator: MTRAQIARVDGDEPLGPSIRLATRLSRDEAFAAVVDHGSTMRELTARIRRAAKSRASLLFRGEPGCGRRAMARLVHELSSRAEMTFVRLDCAAMSAQRLEAELFGVKRGAYVGAERDREGLLQAAHRGTLLLENVSEIGAGFQPKLQEFLSVGEFHRVGDRWGTRRVDVRMIATTGEALDDVVAKGRFRRDLCDRLSVISLDVPSLRRHPEDIPSLLEHFGDVLTEGRGITFDPAVFEVLLGYPWPGNVRELQNAVECGFVLGDGKRIQLEDLPVSIREFAGIDGVEIEVAERSGGRSSTTRSGSTQQGKGSRQLPARVLNLLA, translated from the coding sequence ATGACACGCGCCCAGATCGCGAGGGTCGATGGGGATGAACCGCTTGGTCCGAGTATACGACTGGCCACTCGACTGAGTCGAGACGAGGCCTTCGCAGCCGTCGTGGATCATGGATCGACGATGCGTGAATTGACCGCAAGGATTCGCAGGGCCGCAAAGAGTCGAGCATCGCTGTTGTTTCGCGGAGAACCGGGCTGCGGTCGGCGCGCGATGGCGAGGCTCGTTCACGAACTCTCGTCTCGTGCGGAAATGACATTCGTAAGGCTCGACTGCGCCGCGATGTCTGCCCAGCGTCTCGAGGCGGAGTTGTTTGGCGTGAAGCGCGGGGCGTATGTCGGCGCCGAACGAGATCGAGAGGGACTACTGCAGGCCGCCCATCGCGGCACGCTGCTGCTCGAGAACGTGAGCGAGATTGGCGCTGGGTTTCAGCCCAAGCTTCAGGAGTTTTTGAGCGTCGGGGAATTCCACCGGGTCGGGGATCGCTGGGGAACGCGACGCGTGGATGTTCGCATGATTGCGACGACCGGCGAAGCACTCGACGATGTCGTGGCCAAGGGACGTTTTCGGCGGGACCTCTGCGACCGGCTGAGCGTGATCTCCCTCGACGTTCCGAGTCTGCGAAGACATCCCGAGGACATTCCGTCCCTGCTCGAGCATTTTGGCGATGTGCTCACCGAGGGCAGGGGGATCACCTTTGATCCGGCGGTGTTCGAGGTTCTGCTCGGGTATCCCTGGCCGGGTAACGTGCGGGAACTCCAAAACGCCGTGGAATGTGGCTTCGTACTCGGCGATGGGAAGCGTATCCAACTCGAGGATCTTCCGGTTTCAATTCGAGAGTTTGCTGGAATAGATGGTGTTGAAATCGAAGTCGCCGAACGAAGCGGGGGTCGATCCTCGACGACCCGCTCGGGCTCGACCCAACAAGGCAAAGGCTCCCGCCAACTGCCCGCGAGAGTGCTAAACCTGCTCGC